One genomic window of Cannabis sativa cultivar Pink pepper isolate KNU-18-1 chromosome 2, ASM2916894v1, whole genome shotgun sequence includes the following:
- the LOC133029073 gene encoding FHA domain-containing protein DDL-like: MGRNIRHSESPIRGRSPPRRRSPSRRERSPTRHRSSHKGGSPIKEKPRRDVKSPKHGRSISPFPRSRSRSPSPRTKRLRRAQAGSDERGHEINHGRGSERGAHKDRGQEKETGRERKERWSDRDDLDSNPLRSRHGNATSPLKHNQRSRHRSYSPQPSGENKNHEREKVNEGSQERKNGRGSNRATGERRQDIDIESMRTERRSRRDGNDHKSLKSKDGISTSPSSWHHRNKNKSHSPQPVADTRARDEEPTIKESEERDNEDDSVSKMKIAEDALAAKQKEKPSFELSGKLAAETNRVRGITLLFNEPPDARKPDVRWRLYVFKNGEALNEPLYIHRQSCYLFGRERRVADVPTDHPSCSKQHAVIQFRQVEKEKPDGTLTKQVKPYVMDLGSTNKTFLNDVAIESERYYELHEKDTIKFGNSSREYVLLHENSAQ; the protein is encoded by the exons ATGGGACGTAATATACGCCATTCCGAATCTCCTATTAGGGGTAGAAGTCCTCCTCGTAGGAGGAGTCCATCACGGAGGGAGAGATCACCGACACGGCATAGGAGCTCCCATAAGGGTGGCTCTCCAATTAAAGAGAAACCTCGACGTGATGTTAAGTCTCCTAAGCATGGAAGATCAATATCACCTTTTCCTCGTTCTCGATCACGGTCCCCTTCTCCACGAACGAAAAGGTTGAGGAGAGCACAAGCTGGAAGTGATGAGAGAggacatgaaataaatcatggtAGAGGAAGTGAAAGGGGTGCACATAAGGACAGGGGTCAAGAAAAAGAAACTGGGAGAGAGAGGAAGGAGAGATGGTCAGATAGAGATGACCTCGATAGTAATCCTTTAAGATCAAGGCATGGTAATGCTACTTCTCCTTTGAAACATAACCAAAGGAGTAGACATAGATCTTACTCACCTCAACCATCTGGCGAAAACAAAAATCATGAAAGGGAGAAAGTAAATGAGGGAAGCCAAGAGAGGAAAAATGGTAGAGGAAGTAATAGAGCTACAGGGGAAAGACGACAAGATATAGATATTGAGAGCATGAGAACAGAGAGAAGATCTAGGAGAGATGGTAATGATCACAAGTCTTTAAAATCAAAAGATGGAATTTCTACATCTCCATCTAGTTGGCATCACAGGAACAAAAACAAATCTCACTCTCCTCAGCCAGTTGCTGATACTCGAGCTCGTGATGAG GAGCCAACTATAAAAGAATCTGAAGAAAG GGATAATGAAGATGACTCCGTCTCTAAAATGAAAATTGCTGAGGATGCGCTAGCAGCAAAACAGAAG GAGAAACCTTCATTTGAGCTTTCAGGAAAGCTCGCCGCAGAAACTAATAGAGTCAGAG GTATAACATTGTTGTTCAATGAACCCCCTGACGCAAGGAAACCTGATGTAAGGTGGCGGCTTTATGTTTTCAAGAATGGTGAAGCTCTCAATG AACCCTTGTACATACACCGTCAAAGCTGCTACCTTTTTGGGAGAGAAAGAAGGGTGGCAGATGTTCCTACTGACCACCCATCCTGCAGCAAGCAACATGCTGTTATACAATTTCG GCAAGTAGAGAAGGAGAAACCTGATGGTACTCTAACAAAGCAAGTAAA GCCTTATGTAATGGATCTTGGAAGTACAAACAAAACTTTTCTCAAT GATGTTGCCATTGAATCTGAACGTTATTATGAGCTTCACGAAAAAGATACTATTAAGTTTGGCAACAGTAG CCGAGAGTATGTGCTATTGCATGAGAACTCAGCCCAATGA